GTAAAAGAAATTGAAGATTATATTGGCTTTGAGATTCCTACGGGAGCTGAGTTATCACCGGAAGCAATTGTGAAAAGTCGCACAGCATTTAATTTGAAAATGCAGGAGCAACCAGAAGTAAAAGAATCAAAAGGCGCTCAATTAAACGCAAACATCACAAAACTGTATTTCAACGGCGGCAAGAAAAAGAAACTTCGCGCAGTCGATTTCGTAGGAACACTTGCCAAAATAGAGGGAGTTTCTGCTGACGACATCGGTATTATCACAATTCAAGACACTGTCACATACGTAGAAATACTAAATGGCAAAGGTCCGCTCGTATTAAAAACGATGAGAAACACAACAATTAAAGGTAAATTACTTAAAGTGCATATTGCAAATAAATAAAAAAAGGAGAGGGACTAGTTCCTTCTTCTTTTTTTAAAAGATAAGAATGTATATGAATCTTGCATGCTAGGAATCCAGTAATAGTAAGGTTTCATAATATAGCTTTAAGGGATTGATCTTGATTTTTTAGTTTTACCGTACACAGTATACAGGGATTAGTGGGTGTATCATTAGAGTAGGTGGTACTAGAGAAAAATAGCTATCATTCATATATAAAGAAGTGCTGAGCGGACGAAATTGTATCTTCGTCTGCTTTTAAAAGAATAGGAAAGGATTTATTCTCTCATTAACCAAAACAAATGCATTATGTCTTTACATTTTTCAAGAAGGCGACGAACAAACATCCGTCACGATCCATTTTCTCTAACTGTAATAGTGTAGCAAATGTTTCGTCCAAAGCACTCTAGAAATAGAGAAGACAAAATGCACTTAAAGGACGCTAGCATTTTTCTTATGGAGGATTGCTTTTCAAAAGAATGATATAAATTGTGCGAGTGCAGCACGAACTTTCTGAGTACCACATACCCAGTGTGAGCACCAGATAACCAAGTCCGAGCAACACAAAATGAGCTTGAGGCTACTTAAATCTCAAGCCCATCCTCTATAAATTTCCGATAAGAAGCCAACATACCATCCGGCAAATTATTCGGGGCAAAAAATTGAAGACTGATCGATTCATCCCCATCCGGTGACATATCTCCATTATAATCTCTTGTTTTATACACAGCAGTAACGGAATAGAAAGTATCTCCATTTTCTACTTCAAAATAATACTCGGGTCCAGAGTATACATGACATAATTCTAACTCACCGACATATAATCCTGTTTCCTCTATAACCTCTCTTCGTGCAGCATCCTCTAAGCTTTCTCCAAGTTCCATTAATCCACCAGGCAAACCGAATATCCCGGGAGCTCTTTCTTGTAGTAATACTTCATCTTTATTATTTAAAATGAGCACAACAGATCCCGGAAGTATAAGTGGGCTATGACCAACATATTTACGTAATTCTTTGTAGTATTCCATAAAGGTCCTCCTTTCAAGCGTAGTTATATTATCAGTGTACAATAAAAAATGATAAGATACTTGATAGAGTGAAACTTCGATCAACTAGAATCGTATAACCATTTAAGAAGAAATAAATGAAGGATGTGGGCGTTAGGTGGCAAATAAGCGATGGTTTCAAGTAGGTGTAGCAGTACTGCTTACGTTGTTAATAATCTATATGTTTATGGAAGTAAAAACTATTTTTTCTCCATTAGTTATTATTGGACAAACAATATTTATGCCTTTATTAATAGGCGGAGTCTTATTTTATTTAGCAAGACCATTACAAAAATGGTTAGAGTCAATGAAATTTCCGAGATGGGCTAGTATCATTTCTGTTTTCATTGCTATTGGTCTAATCGGTTGGGGATTTTATGCACTTGTAGGTCCTCCTCTTACAAAACAAGTGAACTCCCTTGTGGAAAATACACCGGAAATTGTAAAAGAAATAGGAGACTTTACAAAATACACTATTTCTCAAAGAGATAGGCTTACGGATCTTCCTGAGCCAATCCAGAATACGATAAAAGAAGCAACCGGAAAGATTGATACGATTGCAGCTGTAGCAGGTTCTCTATTAGTAAAATTTGTTCAAAGTGTGTTCCAAGGAGTATTCTTACTTGTTCTTGTTCCGTTTTTTCTTGTATATATGCTGAAGGATCATGAAAAATTTGCACCTTTTGTCGCTAAGTTTTTTAAAGGTGATAAGAAAACATGGATTCGAAAAACATTATCGGATGTTGACGATACATTACGGTCGTATATTCAAGGTCAGTTATTCGTCAGCTTTTTAGTCGGAGTAATGCTATTCATAGGATATTTTGCAATTGGGCTTAAATATGCCCTATTACTTGCATTATTCGGAATGATGATGAATGTAGTACCATTTTTAGGTCCATATATAGCCCTTGTTCCGGCCCTAATCATTGCGTTACTTCAAGAGCCCAAAATGGCCATTTATGTTGCAATTATTATGCTTGTTTCACAGCAAATTGAAAGTAACTTTATTACACCGAATGTGATGGGGAAATCATTAGATATCCATCCACTAACCGTTATTACGATTATTTTAGCAGCAGGAAATATTGCTGGGTTATGGGGAATTATTTTAGGTGTTCCAACTTATGCAGTAGTGAAATCAATCTTAAAAAATATTTACGTACATCGTGAAGGAATAAAGGATGCTGCTACAGAATCCATATAGGTAGGTGATTATATGACGTTTAAATCCAAGAGAGATCGGACTTTTATCATCCTTATCATGGTAGCCAGTGTTCTAATTGCATTGGCAACCCTTTTGCCGATGGTAATTGAATTATTTTTTATGGAAGCACCTGATATGAACGCCGTTTGGATAACGCTTGTACTTTTTCTACTATGTGAAGGATTTATTTTATGGGTTTCTTTAGACATAGAATATACGTTTAAAGAAGATTATTTATTTGTCCGTGGTGGACTGTTCCGAAGTAAAATCCCGTTTGAGGACATAACGAAAGTGAATCCAACATCGAATATTCTCTTTGGATACCGCATTCTATCCTCAACAGATGCTTTAGAGATTCAGTATAAAAAAGCGATTATGGGAAGTATAATTATCTCACCTGAGAATCGAGAAAATTTTTTAAAGGTTTTATTAGAAAAGGCTCCACACATTCATTTTGTGAAATGAGGGTTGCAGTTGATGGATAATGAAAATTTAAATAAACCAAGTAACGATTTAATCGGAGACATATTAAGGAATTATGAAAAGACTGGTGGCATGGATAATTTAAAGGGCAAAGGTAAGCCGCTGCCAGATGAATATTTTTCGGGAGACGTATTTCAACACTTTCAAAAAATCGCAAAAGACGCAGGATTCAAGCCGCATTGGTTAAAGTTGCAGCATGAGATTCGCGATGAATTAAAAGACATTGCCGAGAAATACGCAAGCGGTCAAAAAAACGAGTTGCAATTCCGAGTAACGAAAGTAAATGAAAAGATTATTGCATATAATAAAACATGTCCACCTCCAATGCAAAAAGGAACGATCAGATTAGAATCAATCGAAGCAGCAAGTAATAGGTGGTAAAAAATAAAAACAGTGTCTCTTTTCGTAGAGCACTGTTTTTTATATTGACGAGATGTTATCTATTAATTTAAGATACAATTGAGTTAACTAGTTATTATTGTGTGTTTACTTATTTAACTTAGGGGGAAATAGAATGAGAAATGAACGATTGAAAATGATGATTGTAGCTGCGCTATTCGCTGCAATTATTGCGGTTGCAGCACAGACTATGATTAATATACCACCAGTACCGTTTACGTTAATGACGATTGCAGTCATGCTAACAGTAACTATTCTTGGGAAAAAATTTGGCACTATAGCAGTGACTATCTATGTATTGATGGGAGTAATTGGTATACCTGTTTTTGCAGGAATGACGAGTGGATTAGGAATTATTATAGGCCCAACCGGTGGATATCTCATAGCCATTATACCTGCCGCTTTATTTATAGGGTGGTATCTTGAAAAACTTGGATATACAAAAGTGCATGCAATTATTGCGAATATAATCGCAGTTTTTATAATATTAATTATTGGAGCAATTTGGTTAAAGTTTGTAGCAGCACTTCCTTGGGATGGGGCTTTTAAAGGAGGTATGCTCCCATTTATCTTGCCAGATCTTGCAAAAGCGATCGTTGCCGCATTGTTAGCAGTTATCATTAGAACTCGTTTAGTCACTGCAAAATTATTATAAAAAACAAGCTCCGAGTTGTTCGGAGCTTGTTTCTTCTTATTAGGGGTATCGTTCTTCACTTAAAGAACGACTTTTGGTGTGGTGGTGATAGTTTTCGTCTTGCACTTTCATATTGAGTTCTTCCACTTGAATGGCATCTACGGTTTGCATGTCTTCATGCATATCAAATAGACTTTCTTTTGTAGTTCGTACACCATCTGGATTGTCCAGAAATGGACCTATAGCATCCTTACGAACTTTATTATTCATTCTTAACCATGTTTAAGAGCATATGGCTAAGTGCATGTTGTTGCTCTTTGTCTCCATTTTTCCATAACTCTTGCAGAAGATATTGTTCGCGATTTCGTGGTTCTTCATGCTTCGCTAAATAGCCAGCCACTTTTTCTGTTGCTTTTGCTAATACCTCTTCACTTAAGCCCATTTTTTCTCCAGCAGTTACTTTGCCTGCCAAATAGGACTTAAAAGAAGAAAAGTTCTTTAAGATTTCTTCTTTTTCTTCTGTACCGATACTATTTAACTTATTCTCAACGCGTTCCTCTATTTTGTTTCCCAAGCTTCCTCACTCCTTTAAAATTAGACTCTTATTAGCTATTCCCAAAGGATGATTAAACATGCATGAAAAAAATTTTAAAAGTTAGTTTGGACAGAATCCACATTTTTGTAGTCCAGGAATGTCTTTTGAAAAACAGCATGTTGTTCGGACTGGGGCGTTTATTAGTTGTGCGGGATTTTTTCCTTTTAAATAATTTGATAAAGACGATTTTGTCGTAAATTTTTTCCACATCTCGTCATCTTGAAGTAGGTTCCAATCTATTTTAGCTTGCTCAGCAATTACTGGATTATCTAAAAAAACGTAGTAATGCCAAAGCAAATAACCAAACACATTTTCCCAAAGTGTCAAAGGGGAGATGCTGCATTGTGCTCGAAGTTGTTGGATGATTGGATAGCATTGATGCTCCCAAACAAGTCGAATATCTTCTGCTCGATGTTCTTTTACATTTCGAAAGTATTCTGCCGGTATATACGTGCTAATTGTCTTGTTGTTATACTCGGTTGTTACAAAAAATTGTAATGATTCAAGTGGTCCATCCCAAATTTCATCATACATAGTCATCATATAAAACTGCATGGAAATGAACATTCCAACTCTTCGCATAAAAAAGGATGCAGCAATTGGATCATTCGGTGCTTGGGAAATTAGCTTAATCATCGGAAGTGCATTATCCACGTTTTTTGCATGAAAAATGGGTATTCCAGTTGCTTCCAAATAGACGCTGTAATTATTCAGTTGTCGGATTTGATCGTTCGTTAAAGTTGTCATACAAGTAGTATACAATTTTTTTAGAAATTAGTTGACATTTTAAATGAAAATGATTATCATTACCATATAGAAACTTACTCTTAATGTGAGAAGGTTCTTAACAGCGACTTTTCTCCAAATTGTAGCTGATTAATCGCACACTTAACCCCCTCAACGTTGAGTTAGTGCATTCATGTATATCGGTAGCCAAAAATGGTTGCCGATTTTTTTTGTGAGGATTAATAATTCGATTGTTTTGTGCAACTCTTCACTAATTCTGTGCAACCTTTCACTAAATTGACATTAAAAAATTTAGTGCCTATAATCTTGAGAATATACAGTTGGGTAGGTATGGAGTACCTACCTTTGCTTATAGTAGAGATAGAGGCTACTAAAAATAGAAGGAGGTAGAAGAGTGAAGATGGATTTAAAGACACAAGCATTAAATATGCATCGAAGCTATAAAGGGAAAATGGAGATGATTTCAAAGGTTCCTATAGAAAGTATGGTAGATTTGAGTTTAGCTTATTCGCCTGGAGTGGCAGAACCTTGTTTGGAAATAAAAAATAATCCTTCTACCATTTATGACTATACGATGAAAGGTAATCTGGTAGGAATTGTGACAGATGGGACAGCCGTTTTAGGATTGGGTGATATCGGACCAAAAGCAGCTTTACCTGTAATGGAAGGCAAGGCAATTTTATTAAAAAGATTTGCGAATGTCGACGCTTTTCCAATTTGTTTAGATACAAAAGATATAGATGAGATTGTGCAAATTGTAAAAGCATTAAGCCCGACATTTGGAGCGATAAATTTAGAAGATATTTCAGCTCCTCGATGTTTTGAAATTGAAGACCGTCTTCGTCAAGAACTAAATATACCGGTATTTCATGATGATCAGCATGGAACAGCTATTGTAGTTGGGGCAGGACTGCAAAATGCAGTAAAGATTGTTCAGAAAGAGATTTCTTTATTAAAAGTAGTGATTAATGGTGCTGGAGCTGCAGGAATGGCTATCTTAAGAATTCTTCAACAACTTGGGTATCAACAAATTATTATGTGTGATTCAACAGGAATTATTTATGAGGGTCGTGAAGAAGGAATGAACCCAATTAAAGAAGCTATTGCGAGTACTACGAATCCGCTCGGTTTAAAGGGATCATTAAAAGATGCAATGGATGAAGCTGATGTATTTATCGGTGTTTCTGTAGCTAATCTTTTAACGAGAGAAATGATTGATGCGATGAAAGTTAATCCTATCATTTTTGCTTTAGCAAATCCGAATCCTGAAATCGCGTATGATTTAGCGAAAGAGTGGGGTGTCAGAGTTATTGCGACTGGACGTTCTGATCATCCGAACCAAGTGAATAATGTTTTAGCTTTTCCAGGAATTTTCAGAGGAGCACTAGATGTACGAGCAACGGATATTAACGAGGAAATGAAGCTAGCTGCCGTTCAAGCAATTGCTTCACTTATTGAAGAGAGTGAACTTCGAGAAGACTACATCATTCCGGATGCATTTGATGAAAGAGTAGTAAGTGCGGTTGCAAAAGCCGTTAGTGATGCTGCAATTAAATCGGGTGTCTCGGTTTTATTTCAACAAGAATTGAAAGAAGTATAAACATAGCAAAACGTTCTAAGAGGAAAGTGCCTCGATGGAACGTTTTTTTATTGGAAACTTTTCCTCCGGTCAAACGTAAAATTAGGTACATGAAGAAAAGAGGGGATTCAAATGGACGTACGCGAATTTTATGTTTCATTATCACCAAAAGCAGCGCTGGACATTTTGCAAGAGTCTATCGTACAAGGAAGTATTTCGGGAGCAATTGTAGACGTGTATGAACGTGTTGTTGGCGAGCAGCAAGTCATTGTATGTGTTTTAGAAAAGTATTATATGCGTACAAGTAATCGTGCTTCATTAACTATCACAATTGACAACTTGGAGAATAATACGAAAGTGCACGCCGCTTCATCCGGTGCAGGGCAAGGCGTATTTCTTCGCTTCGACTGGGGAGCGGGAGGAAGTTTTGTAAATAATGTGGAAAAAGCGCTAGAAGAATATAGAATATAAATAAAAGTGCAGTATTATGATCACTCATAACACTGCACTTTTTATTATTTGGTTTTCAAGGCCTTTTTCGTATTCAAAACTTTCGTATAGTAACTATGTAAAAACATTCCTAGAATAATAACGCCAAGGCCAATTAGTGCAATTGGTGCTGGCAAAGGAACATGGAGCAAAAACATTTCGCCAATAATAACGAAAATAATTTCAGTGGACTGGGTTGCTTCTACCGCCGCAAGTTTACCTTGATGATTCCGAACACGATCCGTTGCCATAAAGAATAAAATGGTTGCGACAACTCCGGAGCTGATAGCGACAATTAAAGATTGAACAACTTGAGCTAAGGAAGGTAAGCCAACCGTGAAAATCGCATATATTGCCAATAAGATCCAAGAAGGCATCGAAGCAATGGTCATGCCTAAAACGCGCTGAAATGTATCTAGCCTACCTTCTAAATGTCCCATCATTTTCCGATTTCCTAACGGATAAGCAAATGATGCAACGATTACAGGTAGGATCCCTAAAAAGATCATGTTCATATGAACTGATTCTGTATTTGGAATTTGTATAAGAATGATTCCTATTAAAATAACAAGCGATATAAAAAGAGAGACAATTGGAATCTTTTGTTTCATAATTCGATTCTCGATTTTCAGCGTGAATAATGGTGCAAGGAGAACACCTGCTACAATTGTAAACTGCCACATCCCTGATATTAGCCAGCCTGGTCCGTAAGCAGCCGCAAAAGTTAGTGGTGCGTAAAATAGCACAAAACCAACGAAGCTCCAAACTAGCCAAGGAAAAGGAGCAGTTTTTAATTCCTTAAACGTTGTAGATAAACCTTTTCTATAAAAGACAATGATGAATAAAAAAGGGACCATAAAAAAATATCGGAGGGAAGAGCTCCAAAGCCAGCTTCCTCCCGACATTTCCATTGAACGATTAAGTATAAAGGTTACCGCAAAAAATAATGAGGCTAAAACACCAAGTAAAATTTCGCGCACATGAGCACCTACTTAAGCTTGTTTTTCGAACGATTGGATAATGCCTTTAACGACTTCCGTTGCTTTTTCCATCACGTCTACTGAGATGAATTCATATTTCCCGTGATAATTTTCTCCACCTGTAAACACGTTTGGAGTAGGCATTCCCATGTAAGAAAGCTGAGATCCATCCGTACCGCCGCGAACTGGAATGATAAGTGGTTCGATATCTAATGAAACCATTACATCTCTTGCTACATCTACAATTTCCATAACAGGTGTAATTTTTTCACCCATATTATAGTACTGGTCAATTAATTCAACCGAAACAGCATCTTCACCGCATTCTGCATTAACTTTTGCTGCAGTATCTAGGAATAATTGCTTTTTCGCTTCAAATTTTTCACGATCATGATCACGAATTATATAGCTAAGTTCTGTTTTCTCCACATCACCATTAAAATTCATCAAATGGATAAACCCTTCATAGCCATCTGTTTTTTCGGGAACCGAGTCTGTTGGCATATGGGATTGGAATTTTGTAGCTATTGTAATAGAGTTCACCATTTTTCCTTTTGCAGAACCGGGATGCACGCTTGTGCCATTCGTTACAACTTTAACACCCGCTGCATTGAAGCTTTCAAATTGCAATTCGCCAAGTGGACCTCCATCCATCGTATAAGCAAACTTTGCGCCAAATGCTTCCACGTCAAATTTATGTGGACCACGTCCGATTTCTTCATCTGGAGTAAATGCAACACGAATTTTTCCGTGTTTTACTTCTGGATTTTGAATGAAGTATTCCATTGCCGTCATAATAATCGCGATACCTGCTTTATCGTCGGCACCTAAAAGTGTAGTACCATCCGTTGTCAAAAGTGTATGTCCAACGTAATTTTTAAGTTCTGGAAAATCTTTCACAGTCATCACAGTCGATGCATTTAGAGTGATATCTTGTCCGTCATAGTTATCGATACGTTGAGGATTTACATTTTTACCTGTGTAATCCGTTGCAGTATCAACATGTGCCAAAAATCCAATTGTCGGAAGATCTTTTTCAGTATTGGAAGGCAATGTAGCAAATAAATAACCGTTTTCATCTAAAGTGATTTCTTCCAACCCTACTTCAGCTAATTCTTTTTCTAATACATGAAGCAAATCCCATTGTCCAGCAGTCGTTGGACAAGTAATACTTGCTGCATCTGATTGTGTGTCTATTTTTGCGTAGCGTGTTAAACGCTCGATTAATGTTTCTTTCATGAGAATAAATCCCCTTTCAAATTATAAAGCATATGCTTATTTTAACAGATTCTTTCGATTTGCGGAATAATAGGTATGAATACTATAAGCAAATAAGAACTGTGCTCCGTAATAGGAAATCATAATAAGGGCATCCGAAAAAGGAACATCTACAATAAATCGATTAATGGCAAGCACTGAATCCGAAAACATAAATAAAATGGCACCAATAATCGCTAATTTATTAGCTGTTTGAAAAGCATTCCAGCCCATTAACAAAATAACGACAATATAAAGGATAACTGCAAAAGCTAAAATAGTTTCTCCACTAGTCCAAAGAGTTCCGGCAATCCAGATAGCCATAGCAATTCCATACACAATCAGAAGTACCGCAGCCCGCTTTGGAATAGTTGCCGTTTTAATATGACGGAACGCAACGATATACCAAATATGCCCGATTAAAAATGTAATAAGGCCAACAATAAACCAATAAATTAAACCATCCGCAAGCATACATATAAATAGTCCAGTCATAATAAGTATTTTATATTTTTTGGACTCTCCAGCAGATTGCTTAAATGCAAGCAAAATAATCAATAGCATTGGGATAAGTTTAAATATTATTTTTGTGGATACTGGATCCGCTGGAATGAAGAAAATATAAATAATTGCCATAACCACTGTAAAAATGCTAATAATCTTTTTCCACATAAAAATAATGACACCCCTTATATTTTAAATTCGTTATTGGTAGAAAATATCCTGCAATAGTATATGCGAATATAAAATAAAAAAAGAACAAGCATTAGTAAATGCTTGTTCCATTGTTCTTTATTGTTCTAGTGAATTGTAAGTTACATAAGTCCCGGCAATTAAATCGTGAATTGCCCGGTTATCTTTAAGGAGACCTACCATGAACGCACTAACAATCAATCCGATTCCAAAAGTGAAAATATATACAAGACCACCAACTACTACGCGCAAAATCATTGCTCCATAACCGAGCTTCGAGCCATCTACTTTGGCAATTCGGATACCTAACATCTTCTTTCCAATCGTAAACCCATACCATAAAACGGGAACAATTAAAGTATATAAGATATTTCCAAAGCTAGTAATCGGTGTTTCCTCCCAATCACCAGCAAGAAGATAGCTAATAATAGCTAATGGAATCCCGATAATTAAACTATCTAGAAGGCTTGCAGCAAATCGTATCCAAAAACCGGCAGGATTCTGCATGTTAGAACCTCCTTTCTTTGTTTATAGAGCAGAGTCATCCACACTATTCAAATATTCTTCTATCGAACCAATAACCGATTCCACACAGCCTTCTTCAAATGGAGATATTAAGTTTGCATCCGCTACTAATTTAGTAAAAGATTTTGAGCCGCCTAACTGACAAAGGTGTAAATAATCCTTCCAAGCCCCTTCGTGATCTTCTCTTGAACGCTTCCAAAATTGGAATGCACAAATTTGAGCTAATGTGTAGTCAATATAATAGAATGGGCTAGCATAGATATGCCCTTGACGTTGCCAGAAGCCACCTGCTTCTAAGTAACTATTTCCTTCATAATCACGATGAGGTAAATAAATTTCCTCGATTTTTTTCCAGGCAGCTTTACGTTCAGCAGGAGTCATTTCCGGATTTTCATACACGACATGTTGGAATTCATCCACTGCGACCCCATAAGGCAAGAACAGAAGTCCGCTGCTTAAATGTGCGAATTTATATTTGTCTGTTTGCTCTTTAAAGAATAATTCCATCCATGGCCATGTGAAAAATTCCATACTCATCGAGTGTATTTCACATGATTCAAATGTCGGCCAAACGTACTCAGGAATTCCAATATTGCGGCTCGTAAACACTTGGAATGCGTGACCTGCTTCATGTGTTAACACATCGATATCTCCAGATGTTCCATTAAAGTTAGAGAAAATATACGGAGATTCATAATTATCGATGAATGTACAATATCCTCCAGATTCCTTCCCTTTCTTCGCTACTAAATCCATCAAATCACGGTCAATCATAAACTGGAAGAACTCAGCCGTTTCAGGTGATAACTCTTCATACATCTTTTTACCATTATCCACAATCCACTCAGGAGATCCTTGTGGTGTAGCATTTCCGGTTAAGAATTTAAGTGACTCATCGTAAAATTTTAATTCATCGATTCCAATACGCTTCGCTTGGCGTTCGTATAACTTTGTTGCAACAGGCACGATAAAATCACGTACTTGATCACGGAATTTTTTCACCATTTCGGCATTATAATCGATACGATTCATACGAATATAGCCAAGCTCCACGAAGTTTTTATATCCTAGTTTAGTTGCAATTTCATGACGAACTTTTACAAGCTGATCATAAATATTATCGAACTTTGCTTCATGTTCCTGGAAGAAACTAGATCTTGTTTCCATTGCCTTCTTACGCACATCTCGATCTGTCGATTCTGAATATGGTCCAAGTTGGGCAAGAGTCAAAGTTTCCCCGTTAAATTCTACTTGTGCAGAAGCAACGAGCTTCGAATAGTCAGAAGCTAATTTGTTTTCCTTCTGCATTAAAGAAATTACTTCAGAAGAAAAGGCTTTTATTTGAAAATCAGCAAGGTCAAATAGCTGGCTACCCCATTTTTCTTCTAATTCATTTCGGAAAGGAGAAGCGACAAGTGCTTTGTAATATTCCGTAACAAGCTCTTCAACTTCTGGACTTACTTCATCAAAGTAATCTCTTTCTTTTTGATAATATTCATCATTCGTATCAATGGATGCCCGAATATATACCAAATTAGCCTGCGTTGAAAAATCATTGCGAAGTGCATTCAGTTCTTCAATCGTTGTACTTTGCTCTTCTACAGAAGCTGCTTCCTTAAACTTCGTTAAAGCCTCATGAAACTTTACTTTGTCTTCGTCTAAATTTGGGCGTTTATATTCATAATCTTTAAATGTTACCAATGATATTCTCCTCCTGGTCGTTTCTTCGAAATTCGAAACGTTCTCATTTCCATTGTTCATTATTTTCAGATATATTGCAACTGTATATTTTTGTTTGATTTTTTATAGACAATAGTTTATTATGTCTATAAAATAACAAACGAAAAAAGGTTGTGTTTATTTATGGAGGTATCGGAGTTGTTTTGGAATGCAAATGCAGAACGATTGAAAGTTGGTTATATAGAAGAAAGCGAATCTTTTGTTTGCCTA
The nucleotide sequence above comes from Psychrobacillus glaciei. Encoded proteins:
- a CDS encoding PH domain-containing protein, whose product is MTFKSKRDRTFIILIMVASVLIALATLLPMVIELFFMEAPDMNAVWITLVLFLLCEGFILWVSLDIEYTFKEDYLFVRGGLFRSKIPFEDITKVNPTSNILFGYRILSSTDALEIQYKKAIMGSIIISPENRENFLKVLLEKAPHIHFVK
- the pepT gene encoding peptidase T, whose translation is MKETLIERLTRYAKIDTQSDAASITCPTTAGQWDLLHVLEKELAEVGLEEITLDENGYLFATLPSNTEKDLPTIGFLAHVDTATDYTGKNVNPQRIDNYDGQDITLNASTVMTVKDFPELKNYVGHTLLTTDGTTLLGADDKAGIAIIMTAMEYFIQNPEVKHGKIRVAFTPDEEIGRGPHKFDVEAFGAKFAYTMDGGPLGELQFESFNAAGVKVVTNGTSVHPGSAKGKMVNSITIATKFQSHMPTDSVPEKTDGYEGFIHLMNFNGDVEKTELSYIIRDHDREKFEAKKQLFLDTAAKVNAECGEDAVSVELIDQYYNMGEKITPVMEIVDVARDVMVSLDIEPLIIPVRGGTDGSQLSYMGMPTPNVFTGGENYHGKYEFISVDVMEKATEVVKGIIQSFEKQA
- a CDS encoding DUF6054 family protein, whose protein sequence is MDVREFYVSLSPKAALDILQESIVQGSISGAIVDVYERVVGEQQVIVCVLEKYYMRTSNRASLTITIDNLENNTKVHAASSGAGQGVFLRFDWGAGGSFVNNVEKALEEYRI
- a CDS encoding DUF3243 domain-containing protein, with translation MGNKIEERVENKLNSIGTEEKEEILKNFSSFKSYLAGKVTAGEKMGLSEEVLAKATEKVAGYLAKHEEPRNREQYLLQELWKNGDKEQQHALSHMLLNMVKNE
- a CDS encoding NUDIX hydrolase; the encoded protein is MEYYKELRKYVGHSPLILPGSVVLILNNKDEVLLQERAPGIFGLPGGLMELGESLEDAARREVIEETGLYVGELELCHVYSGPEYYFEVENGDTFYSVTAVYKTRDYNGDMSPDGDESISLQFFAPNNLPDGMLASYRKFIEDGLEI
- a CDS encoding biotin transporter BioY, which encodes MRNERLKMMIVAALFAAIIAVAAQTMINIPPVPFTLMTIAVMLTVTILGKKFGTIAVTIYVLMGVIGIPVFAGMTSGLGIIIGPTGGYLIAIIPAALFIGWYLEKLGYTKVHAIIANIIAVFIILIIGAIWLKFVAALPWDGAFKGGMLPFILPDLAKAIVAALLAVIIRTRLVTAKLL
- a CDS encoding AI-2E family transporter; translated protein: MANKRWFQVGVAVLLTLLIIYMFMEVKTIFSPLVIIGQTIFMPLLIGGVLFYLARPLQKWLESMKFPRWASIISVFIAIGLIGWGFYALVGPPLTKQVNSLVENTPEIVKEIGDFTKYTISQRDRLTDLPEPIQNTIKEATGKIDTIAAVAGSLLVKFVQSVFQGVFLLVLVPFFLVYMLKDHEKFAPFVAKFFKGDKKTWIRKTLSDVDDTLRSYIQGQLFVSFLVGVMLFIGYFAIGLKYALLLALFGMMMNVVPFLGPYIALVPALIIALLQEPKMAIYVAIIMLVSQQIESNFITPNVMGKSLDIHPLTVITIILAAGNIAGLWGIILGVPTYAVVKSILKNIYVHREGIKDAATESI
- a CDS encoding NAD(P)-dependent malic enzyme, producing MDLKTQALNMHRSYKGKMEMISKVPIESMVDLSLAYSPGVAEPCLEIKNNPSTIYDYTMKGNLVGIVTDGTAVLGLGDIGPKAALPVMEGKAILLKRFANVDAFPICLDTKDIDEIVQIVKALSPTFGAINLEDISAPRCFEIEDRLRQELNIPVFHDDQHGTAIVVGAGLQNAVKIVQKEISLLKVVINGAGAAGMAILRILQQLGYQQIIMCDSTGIIYEGREEGMNPIKEAIASTTNPLGLKGSLKDAMDEADVFIGVSVANLLTREMIDAMKVNPIIFALANPNPEIAYDLAKEWGVRVIATGRSDHPNQVNNVLAFPGIFRGALDVRATDINEEMKLAAVQAIASLIEESELREDYIIPDAFDERVVSAVAKAVSDAAIKSGVSVLFQQELKEV
- a CDS encoding DnaJ family domain-containing protein, whose amino-acid sequence is MDNENLNKPSNDLIGDILRNYEKTGGMDNLKGKGKPLPDEYFSGDVFQHFQKIAKDAGFKPHWLKLQHEIRDELKDIAEKYASGQKNELQFRVTKVNEKIIAYNKTCPPPMQKGTIRLESIEAASNRW
- a CDS encoding lysoplasmalogenase, translating into MWKKIISIFTVVMAIIYIFFIPADPVSTKIIFKLIPMLLIILLAFKQSAGESKKYKILIMTGLFICMLADGLIYWFIVGLITFLIGHIWYIVAFRHIKTATIPKRAAVLLIVYGIAMAIWIAGTLWTSGETILAFAVILYIVVILLMGWNAFQTANKLAIIGAILFMFSDSVLAINRFIVDVPFSDALIMISYYGAQFLFAYSIHTYYSANRKNLLK
- a CDS encoding DMT family transporter; amino-acid sequence: MREILLGVLASLFFAVTFILNRSMEMSGGSWLWSSSLRYFFMVPFLFIIVFYRKGLSTTFKELKTAPFPWLVWSFVGFVLFYAPLTFAAAYGPGWLISGMWQFTIVAGVLLAPLFTLKIENRIMKQKIPIVSLFISLVILIGIILIQIPNTESVHMNMIFLGILPVIVASFAYPLGNRKMMGHLEGRLDTFQRVLGMTIASMPSWILLAIYAIFTVGLPSLAQVVQSLIVAISSGVVATILFFMATDRVRNHQGKLAAVEATQSTEIIFVIIGEMFLLHVPLPAPIALIGLGVIILGMFLHSYYTKVLNTKKALKTK